Proteins encoded in a region of the Candidatus Obscuribacter sp. genome:
- a CDS encoding S-layer homology domain-containing protein, whose product MNKTAVTYLVLSASLLASTLSLSGCSSSGPKAEDLAKLQQENAALKADIESLKKQMESKSVEIEKAKDSAADTAESTASTTDSATGSTAAATNTTESTTPKVSFTDIADVFGEKEIKRLTELKVIEDGATFDPTKPISRAQFVDWLVKANNVIKPKKYMIRKAEKSAKPAFTDVPATNTAFPAIQGMSDSDWSIGFTDKTFRPDQNLTREQMIAIKAPLDYQQKDLSNYLDKWRDNAKISKDFKATMNLEAFAGHNWERVFGATKSCDPQKTVTRAEAAVCLYQFYSNQQDFSAADPQGGT is encoded by the coding sequence ATGAATAAAACAGCTGTCACTTATCTAGTTTTGAGTGCTTCACTATTGGCCTCCACCCTCAGCCTGAGCGGATGTAGCTCCTCTGGACCAAAAGCAGAAGACCTGGCCAAACTACAACAAGAAAACGCTGCTCTCAAAGCTGACATCGAGAGTCTCAAAAAGCAGATGGAATCAAAGTCTGTCGAAATTGAAAAGGCAAAGGATAGCGCCGCCGACACCGCAGAATCAACCGCTAGTACTACAGATAGTGCTACTGGCAGTACCGCTGCCGCCACTAACACAACTGAATCAACCACCCCCAAAGTAAGCTTTACAGACATCGCAGACGTCTTTGGCGAAAAAGAAATCAAACGGTTAACCGAGTTGAAAGTAATCGAAGATGGAGCGACATTTGATCCCACAAAACCGATTAGCAGAGCACAATTTGTCGATTGGTTGGTCAAGGCCAATAACGTCATCAAGCCCAAAAAGTACATGATACGCAAGGCTGAAAAGTCCGCCAAGCCTGCATTTACCGATGTGCCAGCGACTAATACAGCTTTTCCTGCCATCCAGGGTATGAGTGATTCGGACTGGTCCATTGGCTTTACTGACAAAACTTTTAGACCAGATCAAAACCTCACTCGTGAACAAATGATCGCGATTAAGGCGCCCCTGGATTATCAACAAAAAGATCTCTCCAACTATCTGGATAAATGGCGCGATAATGCCAAAATCAGCAAAGATTTTAAAGCCACAATGAATCTGGAAGCGTTTGCCGGTCACAACTGGGAAAGAGTTTTTGGCGCCACCAAAAGTTGCGATCCGCAAAAAACAGTGACCAGAGCTGAGGCTGCCGTCTGTCTCTATCAGTTTTATAGTAATCAACAGGATTTCTCAGCAGCTGACCCACAGGGTGGCACATAA
- the chrA gene encoding chromate efflux transporter — MNHQNKLLNLSVLFFKLGFTAFGGPAAHIAMMQQEVVRRRNWLSEIEFLDLVSAANLIPGPNSTELAIHIGYRQAGLAGLAVAGLCFILPAALMVTAIAAVYVQLHQLPQLIAIMLGIKPVVLAIILHASIALAKSVLKTNLSRLACICALIGCFCALGEITILLLTGLLLMFVQTDKHIRQTRISALIIVPLAVIALLLMANDFGITLPWVVSQDTAAASYNLPALFCYFAKVGAVLYGSGYVLLAFLQKDLVNSMHWITTGQLMDATAIGQVTPGPVFTTATFIGYLLGGTSGALAATTGIFLPAFGFVAITAPYLSRLRQSILLGNMLDGVNAASLALMIYVFIQLIPGALQNVITGLIFALSLVILQLKPINATWLIALGALTGYLFFR; from the coding sequence GTGAACCATCAAAACAAACTATTAAATCTCTCAGTACTGTTTTTCAAGCTCGGATTTACAGCCTTTGGCGGTCCAGCGGCCCATATCGCCATGATGCAACAGGAGGTTGTAAGACGGCGGAACTGGCTTAGTGAGATTGAATTTTTGGATCTGGTCAGCGCTGCCAATTTGATCCCGGGACCAAACTCCACTGAGCTAGCAATCCACATTGGCTACCGCCAAGCCGGACTGGCCGGGCTTGCAGTCGCTGGACTCTGCTTTATTTTGCCTGCCGCTTTGATGGTCACGGCAATTGCCGCTGTTTATGTACAACTGCATCAGTTGCCTCAGCTAATTGCCATCATGCTTGGCATTAAACCTGTAGTTTTAGCCATTATCTTGCATGCCTCAATAGCTCTGGCAAAGAGCGTATTAAAAACAAATCTCAGTCGGCTTGCCTGTATATGCGCTTTGATTGGCTGCTTTTGCGCTCTAGGTGAAATCACAATACTGCTTTTGACAGGTCTCTTGCTTATGTTTGTACAAACCGACAAACACATCAGACAAACCAGAATTAGTGCTCTGATTATAGTCCCACTGGCAGTAATAGCCCTGTTACTTATGGCCAACGATTTTGGCATAACCTTGCCCTGGGTAGTGAGTCAAGATACAGCGGCCGCCAGCTACAACTTACCTGCCCTTTTTTGTTATTTTGCCAAAGTAGGCGCTGTGCTCTACGGCAGTGGTTATGTCCTTCTGGCTTTCTTGCAAAAGGACTTAGTTAATTCCATGCACTGGATCACAACAGGGCAGCTAATGGACGCCACAGCCATTGGACAAGTTACTCCCGGTCCAGTATTTACCACAGCTACTTTTATTGGCTATCTGCTTGGTGGCACTAGTGGTGCGCTAGCAGCAACAACAGGTATATTTTTGCCAGCCTTTGGCTTTGTTGCTATCACCGCGCCCTATCTGAGTCGACTGCGCCAATCAATACTGCTGGGCAATATGCTGGATGGAGTCAATGCCGCCTCACTAGCTTTGATGATCTATGTCTTTATACAACTGATACCAGGAGCGCTCCAAAATGTCATTACCGGGCTCATCTTTGCGTTATCTCTAGTAATTTTGCAGCTCAAACCAATTAATGCCACCTGGCTCATTGCTCTTGGCGCTCTCACTGGATATCTGTTTTTTAGATAA
- the hypF gene encoding carbamoyltransferase HypF, with product MSGRLIRIRGTVQGVGFRPTVYGEALKHSITGHILNDGEGVLIKAFGAEADLDAFITAIKDNCPPLGQIDSIDWCNLSDIELNCCDPVPDRFAIVESVSSSARTSIAADARTCPACLEETLSPNSRRYRYPFTNCTHCGPRLSIISGIPYDRPNTSMAPFALCSDCLKEYKDPLDRRFHAQPNACYVCGPVVELVRTDGLRLSRAERPQSDDVDIAASLILKGQIVAIKGIGGFHIACDATNAPVVALLRERKKRFAKPFALMAKSIEMIERYCHVSEEEKALLSSAAAPVVLLDIKAPGNIASGIAPGQNTLGFMLPYTPLHHLLLSAINQPIVLTSANLADEPQCTDNDDTLRRLAGLADFVLLHNRAIVNRIDDSVARVVQGQTVVVRRARGYAPAPISLPPGFEGMGQVLALGGELKNTFCLVKDDKAILSQHMGDLEDAATYIDYLKNIDLYRRLFQFEPTIIAIDQHPEYLSAKLGRQMLEESKGAKPITLESVQHHHAHVAACLAEHNYPISAAKILGVALDGLGYGEGQLWGGEFLFCDYYGYERLATFKPISMPGGSMAMREPWRNSFAHFVSAMGWNSYLADYEKIELTEFFKTKNLATFESMITNGINSPLASSCGRLFDAVAAAIGICREVASYEGQAAIELEAIASNEELCSNEQNAVYPFAISNLDSGLPYLEPAGMWQALLGDLARQVSAPVISARFHRGLAVAVANMVKKLSIVDSSPRFDTVVLTGGVFQNRLLLQLTRDLLQVHGFTVLTPARIPANDGGIALGQALIASANSLERK from the coding sequence ATATCCGGACGTTTGATAAGAATTAGAGGCACCGTGCAGGGTGTGGGCTTTAGACCAACCGTTTATGGCGAGGCTCTCAAGCACTCTATCACCGGTCATATCCTCAACGATGGCGAAGGCGTTTTAATCAAGGCATTTGGGGCGGAGGCAGACCTCGATGCCTTTATCACCGCCATCAAAGACAACTGCCCGCCATTAGGTCAAATCGACAGCATTGACTGGTGCAACTTATCCGATATAGAGCTTAACTGCTGTGACCCTGTACCGGATCGCTTTGCAATAGTGGAGAGTGTAAGCAGCAGTGCCCGCACGTCCATTGCCGCCGATGCGAGGACCTGTCCAGCTTGTTTGGAAGAAACTCTTAGTCCAAACAGTAGGCGCTACCGCTATCCGTTTACTAACTGCACTCACTGTGGACCCAGGCTCAGTATCATTAGTGGTATTCCTTACGATAGACCTAATACCAGTATGGCGCCCTTTGCCTTATGTAGCGATTGTCTAAAAGAGTACAAAGACCCGCTTGACCGGAGGTTTCACGCTCAGCCTAACGCCTGCTATGTCTGCGGACCGGTGGTAGAGCTTGTGCGTACTGACGGACTTAGACTGAGCCGAGCCGAAAGACCACAAAGTGACGATGTTGATATCGCTGCCAGTCTCATACTGAAGGGACAGATTGTTGCAATAAAAGGCATTGGTGGTTTTCATATTGCTTGTGATGCTACAAACGCTCCTGTTGTAGCACTTCTCCGGGAGCGCAAAAAGCGCTTTGCCAAACCATTTGCACTTATGGCCAAAAGTATTGAGATGATTGAGCGCTACTGTCACGTTAGTGAAGAAGAAAAGGCTCTGCTTAGCAGTGCGGCAGCGCCTGTGGTGCTGCTGGATATCAAAGCACCTGGCAATATTGCCAGCGGCATTGCCCCAGGTCAAAATACGCTAGGTTTTATGCTGCCTTATACGCCTTTGCATCATCTTTTGCTCAGTGCTATCAACCAGCCAATCGTGCTTACCAGCGCCAATCTTGCTGATGAGCCTCAATGCACTGACAACGATGATACCTTAAGGAGATTGGCTGGCCTTGCTGATTTTGTCTTGCTCCACAATCGCGCCATCGTCAATCGTATAGACGACTCGGTAGCACGGGTGGTGCAGGGGCAAACCGTAGTTGTGCGCCGTGCCCGCGGCTATGCACCCGCTCCCATTAGCCTGCCGCCAGGGTTTGAGGGGATGGGCCAGGTACTGGCTCTTGGTGGTGAATTAAAAAATACCTTTTGTCTGGTTAAAGACGATAAAGCTATTCTCTCTCAGCATATGGGTGACCTGGAAGACGCTGCTACCTACATTGACTACCTCAAAAATATTGACCTTTATCGTCGGCTATTTCAGTTTGAGCCCACAATCATCGCTATTGACCAGCATCCTGAATATCTCTCTGCCAAGCTCGGGCGGCAAATGTTGGAAGAGTCCAAGGGGGCAAAGCCAATCACCCTTGAGTCGGTCCAGCATCATCATGCCCATGTGGCGGCTTGTCTAGCTGAGCACAACTATCCTATCAGCGCCGCTAAAATCCTGGGTGTAGCTCTGGATGGGCTAGGTTACGGTGAAGGGCAACTCTGGGGTGGAGAATTTTTGTTTTGTGATTATTATGGCTATGAGCGACTGGCTACGTTTAAACCCATATCAATGCCTGGCGGCTCAATGGCAATGCGTGAGCCCTGGCGCAACAGCTTTGCCCATTTTGTCTCTGCCATGGGTTGGAATAGCTATCTAGCGGACTATGAAAAAATTGAGCTGACTGAATTTTTTAAGACAAAAAATCTAGCAACCTTTGAGTCAATGATTACGAACGGCATTAATTCACCGCTAGCCTCTTCCTGTGGGCGATTATTTGACGCAGTGGCAGCCGCAATCGGCATCTGCCGAGAGGTAGCAAGCTATGAGGGGCAAGCGGCTATAGAGTTGGAAGCAATTGCCTCTAATGAAGAGCTTTGTAGTAATGAACAAAATGCAGTCTATCCATTTGCTATCTCGAATTTAGATTCAGGTCTGCCTTATCTTGAGCCAGCTGGTATGTGGCAAGCTCTACTGGGCGATCTCGCGCGCCAGGTCTCTGCGCCTGTAATCTCCGCCAGGTTTCATAGAGGTTTAGCCGTGGCTGTAGCCAATATGGTCAAAAAACTCAGTATCGTAGATAGCAGCCCCAGATTTGATACAGTTGTACTGACAGGTGGGGTGTTTCAAAATAGACTACTTCTGCAATTGACCAGAGATCTCTTGCAAGTCCATGGTTTTACCGTACTCACCCCTGCCCGCATCCCTGCCAATGACGGTGGTATAGCACTGGGACAGGCGCTGATTGCCTCAGCTAATAGTCTTGAGAGGAAATAA
- a CDS encoding fumarylacetoacetate hydrolase family protein codes for MLYKNTTAEVEIFGQKLPEPRVLLDFLGFETHIKQIRDKRGASVYPGWYDHAAYYVIDLPADKMYGPGEVVPILSTVKAPDYEFEIGCLATKHALITSPEEALKYFQEHCYLTILNDWSARDVQKKDMEGLGPTNSKFILGKSIGPKFVKASDIKMDDNGVLFMEMTLKINGEVRSQSNYQSLYHTHPVTGAKQAWSFPRIFAWLGSQNIAIQPGYLFGSGTVGNGCIAEFSAKMDPVTGQELKPAQFGWLKDGDEVSMEVEGIGVLSNKVKVKEYAAIK; via the coding sequence ATGCTTTATAAAAACACTACTGCCGAAGTCGAGATATTTGGACAAAAGTTGCCAGAACCCAGAGTCCTTCTAGACTTTCTCGGATTTGAGACACACATTAAGCAAATCAGAGACAAGCGCGGCGCCAGTGTTTATCCAGGCTGGTACGACCATGCGGCCTATTATGTGATTGATTTGCCTGCCGACAAAATGTATGGACCTGGCGAAGTAGTACCGATTTTAAGCACCGTCAAAGCCCCTGATTACGAATTTGAAATTGGCTGTCTTGCCACCAAGCATGCTCTAATCACAAGCCCCGAAGAAGCTCTCAAATACTTCCAGGAGCATTGCTATCTGACTATCCTCAATGACTGGTCAGCCAGAGACGTACAAAAAAAAGACATGGAGGGACTTGGTCCCACCAATAGCAAGTTTATCCTGGGCAAAAGTATCGGTCCCAAATTTGTCAAAGCCTCTGACATAAAGATGGACGACAACGGCGTGCTCTTTATGGAAATGACCCTCAAGATCAATGGTGAAGTGCGCAGCCAGTCCAATTATCAAAGCCTTTATCACACACATCCAGTCACTGGCGCCAAGCAAGCCTGGAGCTTCCCCCGTATATTTGCCTGGCTGGGCTCACAAAACATCGCCATACAACCCGGTTATCTGTTTGGTTCAGGCACCGTCGGTAATGGCTGTATTGCTGAGTTTTCGGCAAAAATGGATCCGGTCACTGGTCAAGAGCTTAAGCCGGCTCAATTTGGTTGGCTCAAAGACGGCGACGAAGTCTCCATGGAAGTGGAAGGCATAGGCGTTTTGAGCAACAAAGTAAAAGTAAAAGAATACGCTGCCATCAAATAA
- a CDS encoding HypC/HybG/HupF family hydrogenase formation chaperone encodes MCLGIPGQIVEITDPLRNLAKVDVSGVKREINIACIVDQDHPVEKCVGDWVLIHVGFAMGRIDEVEARRTMDLLIELGEAQKEMEAMQETQSKL; translated from the coding sequence ATGTGTCTTGGTATACCTGGTCAAATTGTCGAAATCACAGACCCTTTGCGTAATCTAGCCAAGGTAGATGTCTCTGGTGTTAAGCGTGAAATTAATATCGCCTGTATTGTGGATCAGGACCATCCTGTCGAAAAGTGCGTCGGTGACTGGGTCTTAATCCATGTTGGCTTTGCCATGGGGCGCATTGATGAGGTTGAGGCACGGCGCACAATGGATTTGCTAATCGAGTTGGGTGAGGCTCAAAAAGAGATGGAAGCGATGCAGGAAACCCAGAGCAAATTGTAA